In Gimesia panareensis, the genomic window GCCGGGCGGATCGATTACCGGACTGTTCCTGCAAGATGCCCAGGACGACGCCGACCGGATTGACCCGGTAGTCATTGTTGGACTTCCCCCCGTTAAATAATGCTTACACCCTGGAATATTATGCTTCATCGATTCAGAACAACCGTGTGCTGGCTTTTCATGACTCTGCTGACGATGTCTGCGGCGAACGCTGCTGATGTCTCGCCGGAAGTCATGAAGTTCTTCGAGAACGAAGTCCGCCCGCTGCTGGCGGAACATTGCTGGTCCTGCCATGGGACCAAGGAACAGAAGGGCGACCTGCGGCTCGATACACGCGGCCACATTCTGCTGGGGGGCGAGTCGGGCACTTCTGTGGTTCCGGGCAAGCCGGAGAAAAGTTTGCTGATTGAGGCGGTGCGTTATGAATCGTACGAGATGCCGCCCGCGGGAAAACTGCCCGAGCAGCAGATCAAGATTCTTGAAAAATGGGTTGCACTGGGCGCGCCCTGGCCCGGGGCCGACGATACGGTTCCGCTCCGCAAAGAGCAGGGCCCCCGGTTTACCGCAGAAGACCGCGCCTGGTGGGCGATTCAGCCTCTGCAGTCTGTGACGGTCCCTGCCGCGACCGGCGATTGGAGCAAAAACGAAATCGACCGGTTTATCCTCGATCGTTTAAAACAGCAGGGGTTAACGCCGGCACCGGAGGCGGATCGGGAGTCGTTAGTCCGACGGGTCTATTTCGATCTGCACGGCCTGCCTCCCACGCCACAGGAAGTGCAGGAGTTTGTGCAGGATCAGCGTCCCGATGCTTATGAGCGGCTGGTCGATCGTCTGCTGGCCAGTCCGCGTTACGGCGAACGCTGGGCCCGGCACTGGCTCGATGTGGTTCGCTATGCGGATTCCGACGGTTACCGGGCCGACGGCTATCGTTCGAATGCCTGGCGGTATCGAGACTATGTGATCCGGTCGCTGAATGAGGATAAGCCCTACAGGCAGTTCGTGCAGGAGCAATTGGCGGGAGACGAGCTGTTTCCCGGTGACGTCGATGCCCAGATTGCCACCGGCTTTCTGACACACGGGATTTATGAGTGGAACAGCCGCGATGTCGCCGGTCAGTGGGATATCATGTTGAACGAATTGACGGATACGGTCGGCGATGTCTTCCTCGGCGTGGGGATGCAATGTGCCCGCTGTCACGACCATAAGTATGATCCCGTGCTGCAGAAGGACTATTTTCAGTTACGCGCCTTCTTTGAACCGATTCTGATTGAGACCGCCCAGGAAGTGGGGACGCCGGAGCAACTGAAACAATACCGCAGTGGACTGAGTGCCTGGGAGCAGGCGACCAAAGCGATTCGCGATGAGCTCGCGGTACTGGAAGCCCCGTATCGGAAGAAAGCCCGGGCTGTCATCATCTCCTTTCCGCCTGATATCCAGGCGATGATTCACAAACCGGAAGAGAAACGGATTCCGCGGGAACAGCAGTTGGTTGAGCTGGCATGGCGGCAGGTAGAGCACAACTACCGGAATCTCGACAAACAGTTGAAGGGAGATGCAAAAGAAAAGATTCTGTCCCTGCGGCGTAAGCTGGCGAAGTTCGATCAACTGAAGCCGGAACCGCTGCCGCTGGCACAGCAGGTCCGGGATGTCGGGGCGCAGGCGCCGCAGACCAGAATTCCCAAGAAACGGACCGAATGCGACCCCGGTTTCCTGACGATTCTGGAGACACCGGCGGACAATTATTTTGGCTCGCCGCAGCAGGGAACCACCAGTCGCAGGACCGCGTTGGCCCGCTGGCTCACGCAGGACAGTAATCCGCTGTCGACGCGGGTGATCGTCAATCGCATCTGGCAATATCACTTTGGCAAAGGGCTGGCGCCGCACAGCAGCGATTTAGGTCGACTGGGTGGCCCGCCTTCGCATACCGAATTGCTGGACTGGCTGACACGGCGGTTTCTGGACGGGGACTGGCGGTTCAAGAGTCTGCACCGGCTGATCGTGACCTCAGCCACCTATCGACAATCGACTCAGCATCCACAGGAAGCGTCGATGTTCGCCCTCGATC contains:
- a CDS encoding DUF1549 domain-containing protein; translation: MSAANAADVSPEVMKFFENEVRPLLAEHCWSCHGTKEQKGDLRLDTRGHILLGGESGTSVVPGKPEKSLLIEAVRYESYEMPPAGKLPEQQIKILEKWVALGAPWPGADDTVPLRKEQGPRFTAEDRAWWAIQPLQSVTVPAATGDWSKNEIDRFILDRLKQQGLTPAPEADRESLVRRVYFDLHGLPPTPQEVQEFVQDQRPDAYERLVDRLLASPRYGERWARHWLDVVRYADSDGYRADGYRSNAWRYRDYVIRSLNEDKPYRQFVQEQLAGDELFPGDVDAQIATGFLTHGIYEWNSRDVAGQWDIMLNELTDTVGDVFLGVGMQCARCHDHKYDPVLQKDYFQLRAFFEPILIETAQEVGTPEQLKQYRSGLSAWEQATKAIRDELAVLEAPYRKKARAVIISFPPDIQAMIHKPEEKRIPREQQLVELAWRQVEHNYRNLDKQLKGDAKEKILSLRRKLAKFDQLKPEPLPLAQQVRDVGAQAPQTRIPKKRTECDPGFLTILETPADNYFGSPQQGTTSRRTALARWLTQDSNPLSTRVIVNRIWQYHFGKGLAPHSSDLGRLGGPPSHTELLDWLTRRFLDGDWRFKSLHRLIVTSATYRQSTQHPQEASMFALDPANKYYWSAETRRLDAEQIRDSILAVTGQLDLKAGGPGVTPSVPRRSIYLRMMRNSRDPLLQVFDMPRFFTSVSARDTTTSPVQSLQLFNSQQMLRFADQLAQRAEQEAATVPSADQEELALRRAWQIAFGRPVTSGELSQAREFLDRESRLLSEQKPTVDLQQFETATMPYRNGQSVVFHADQPSSFYVADNRRLTPHDFTIEAYFQIKSIYDSGAVRTIVSKWSGKVSEPGWLFGVTGRGSRRKPQTLVFRTYGKKQNGKIGDEIVFSDQHIEFNTPYYAAVSFHVTGERAGSIDFFLKDLSNDDEQLGKITKQHQTVEVHDNRLALAIGRMVQNKNSLFDGLIDEVRLSSAALDVPSLLYTQESITEQTLGYWRFDPVPGMFEDSSSHQYDITRDDRPTSASDPRRAAFADLCHILLNSNEFLYVD